One genomic region from Sphingobacterium multivorum encodes:
- a CDS encoding ABC transporter ATP-binding protein, translating to MTIPQLFKKIVPFAKPYRQLIIYTLLLTVVGSFAAQINAFILRYTVDQINGLMVAKEPLSKGMYLVGIISIILLIKEIVYAFVQFGQKFYGEKLRIYIARDFSQSIVNRILTYKLAFYTSTDNESGKLATRIDAGISSLTRLVQNFFIDILPLFANAIIALICMFYANVYVGLVGLAVIPLYLYISQTQASRLTGFRRQMRKYRESKNNRIISLIDSILVIKSFVREPEEAKRHEKIQYEMTENQMETRKTSFFYDSIKNFVEQIAVVIIIVLTAYLVLSGQITIGAIMFHIMLFNNVSAPIRQLHRIYDEVNDALVYSESFFEILESDEYIESKGDYKPAQIKGHLALRNVFFEYPNGTVALKDVNFEIKPNEITALVGLSGAGKSTIINLLDKFYEPTSGQIFLDGVDLAKYDTAFLRRHIGMVLQRNHIFKGTIFENIEYGKMGSSREEIIEAAKKAYIHEQIMDLPKGYDSDAQSLSGGQQQRIAIARLFLKNPPIIFLDEPTANLDAIATEQIKNSLDAIKKDRTVIIVSHSISQIIDSNAIVVMEKGMVVEKGQHEDLYAHKGTYYDIFSAMANSLNLSKISRTLQADER from the coding sequence ATGACTATCCCACAATTATTTAAGAAAATTGTTCCCTTTGCCAAACCTTATCGTCAGCTGATTATTTATACGTTGCTATTAACGGTAGTGGGGTCTTTCGCAGCGCAAATAAACGCATTTATTTTACGTTATACCGTCGATCAAATTAATGGGCTGATGGTCGCCAAGGAGCCTTTATCGAAAGGCATGTATCTTGTTGGTATAATCAGTATTATTTTACTAATTAAAGAAATTGTCTACGCTTTTGTGCAATTTGGTCAGAAATTTTACGGGGAGAAACTTCGCATTTATATCGCACGTGACTTTTCTCAATCCATTGTAAACCGTATTTTAACCTATAAGTTAGCCTTCTATACCTCAACCGACAATGAAAGTGGGAAATTGGCTACCCGGATAGATGCCGGGATTAGTTCGTTGACACGTCTGGTCCAAAATTTCTTTATTGATATTCTGCCTTTGTTTGCCAATGCAATCATTGCATTAATCTGTATGTTCTACGCTAATGTATACGTAGGTCTAGTGGGATTGGCTGTTATTCCCTTGTATCTTTATATTAGTCAGACCCAAGCCTCCAGATTGACGGGCTTTAGGAGGCAGATGCGCAAATACCGGGAGTCGAAAAATAATCGGATCATTAGTTTGATCGATTCAATTTTGGTAATTAAATCTTTCGTTCGAGAGCCAGAAGAAGCGAAACGTCATGAAAAGATTCAATATGAAATGACTGAGAATCAAATGGAAACTCGAAAAACAAGTTTTTTTTACGATAGCATTAAAAATTTCGTAGAACAGATTGCCGTTGTGATAATTATTGTTTTAACGGCCTATCTTGTTCTCTCCGGCCAAATTACCATTGGTGCGATTATGTTTCATATTATGTTATTTAATAACGTTTCGGCGCCGATTCGTCAGCTGCACCGGATTTATGATGAGGTAAACGATGCCCTGGTCTATTCGGAATCTTTCTTTGAAATTTTGGAATCTGACGAGTATATAGAATCAAAGGGAGATTATAAGCCGGCACAGATAAAAGGACATTTGGCGCTACGGAATGTATTTTTTGAATATCCGAATGGGACGGTTGCTTTAAAGGATGTGAATTTTGAGATCAAGCCAAATGAAATTACGGCATTAGTGGGGCTGAGTGGAGCCGGGAAAAGTACGATTATCAACTTATTGGATAAATTTTATGAACCCACCAGTGGGCAAATTTTTTTGGACGGGGTAGACTTGGCAAAATACGATACAGCGTTTCTCCGTCGACATATCGGTATGGTATTGCAACGGAATCATATTTTTAAAGGAACTATCTTTGAAAATATTGAATATGGTAAAATGGGAAGTTCCAGGGAAGAGATCATTGAAGCGGCCAAAAAGGCCTATATCCATGAGCAGATTATGGATTTGCCCAAAGGTTACGATTCAGATGCGCAATCGCTGTCAGGGGGGCAGCAGCAGCGGATCGCTATAGCTCGTTTGTTTTTAAAAAATCCACCGATTATTTTTCTCGACGAGCCTACGGCTAATTTGGACGCCATTGCGACCGAACAGATTAAAAATAGTTTGGATGCCATAAAGAAAGACCGTACAGTAATTATCGTTTCCCACAGTATCTCCCAGATCATCGATTCCAATGCTATTGTGGTCATGGAAAAGGGGATGGTGGTGGAGAAAGGACAACATGAAGATCTATACGCACATAAAGGAACCTATTATGATATTTTCTCGGCAATGGCCAACAGCTTAAACCTGAGTAAAATAAGCAGAACATTACAAGCAGATGAAAGGTAG
- a CDS encoding DMT family transporter, with protein MPIQFTIKKNKKNALFLGTLAALFFASTFVLNRIMAVSGGSWQWTASLRFIWMLPVLLIIVAIRGNLIDLLKEIRSNLWQWLLWSTIGFGLFYATLTYGANYGPSWLVASTFEFTIIAGMFIGPLLEKKGQRKSISKASLLFSILIFLGILLMQISEAQSTSLNSMLLGTIPVLIGAIAYPLGNRKMMKISNNRLDAFQRTLGMTLCSMPFWIILSLFGYSDHGLPTDSQLFQTFLVAICSGVIATLLFFSATDFVHHDHKALAAVEATQAMEVIFTLLGEILILQAALPNVYSCMGIVLVVIGMILHSRTS; from the coding sequence ATGCCAATCCAATTTACAATAAAAAAGAATAAAAAAAATGCACTTTTTTTAGGAACGCTAGCCGCCTTATTTTTTGCCAGTACCTTCGTTCTAAACCGCATTATGGCCGTGTCCGGTGGAAGCTGGCAATGGACAGCCTCCTTACGGTTTATTTGGATGCTCCCAGTCTTACTTATCATTGTTGCCATAAGAGGAAACCTCATCGATTTACTTAAAGAAATCAGATCCAACCTTTGGCAATGGCTTCTTTGGAGTACCATCGGATTCGGACTGTTCTATGCGACGCTTACCTATGGCGCAAATTATGGCCCATCTTGGCTCGTAGCCAGCACTTTCGAATTCACCATTATAGCCGGCATGTTTATTGGTCCGCTGCTCGAAAAGAAAGGTCAGCGAAAAAGCATATCAAAAGCTTCACTCCTCTTCTCCATTCTAATTTTTTTAGGTATTCTTTTGATGCAAATTTCAGAAGCCCAGTCAACCTCCTTAAACAGCATGTTATTGGGAACCATCCCTGTATTGATCGGTGCCATTGCCTATCCCTTAGGTAACCGTAAAATGATGAAAATATCAAATAATAGGTTAGATGCTTTTCAACGCACGCTCGGGATGACGCTCTGTAGTATGCCATTTTGGATTATCCTGAGTCTATTTGGCTATTCTGATCATGGTTTACCAACTGATAGCCAGCTCTTCCAAACCTTTTTAGTGGCCATTTGTTCGGGGGTGATTGCAACACTTTTATTTTTCTCAGCTACTGATTTCGTTCATCACGATCATAAAGCCTTAGCAGCTGTAGAGGCAACACAGGCCATGGAAGTTATTTTTACGCTGCTAGGCGAAATTCTCATCTTGCAGGCGGCACTTCCAAATGTATATTCCTGTATGGGTATTGTATTGGTGGTCATTGGCATGATACTCCATAGTCGCACAAGTTAA
- a CDS encoding FKBP-type peptidyl-prolyl cis-trans isomerase — protein sequence MVQRKKNKLSSAALAEKNLEAGKAFLEKYAQQEGVVVCASGLHYKVLTKGAGQIPKKSAKVICHYKGELLDGTVFDSSYKRKRPETFYINELIVGWQEAISMMPVGSIWEVCLPPKLAYGKEELLPRKGGECTLIFQIELIAILA from the coding sequence TTGGTTCAGAGAAAGAAAAATAAGTTAAGTTCAGCAGCGCTTGCGGAAAAGAATCTGGAAGCTGGAAAGGCATTTTTGGAAAAGTATGCCCAGCAAGAAGGAGTAGTCGTATGCGCATCGGGTTTGCATTATAAGGTATTAACAAAGGGGGCGGGGCAAATTCCCAAGAAGTCGGCTAAAGTTATCTGCCATTATAAAGGCGAGCTTCTAGACGGAACTGTATTCGATAGTTCGTATAAGCGGAAGCGCCCCGAAACGTTTTATATTAATGAACTCATTGTGGGTTGGCAAGAAGCGATTTCAATGATGCCGGTTGGATCAATCTGGGAGGTGTGCCTTCCACCAAAACTGGCTTATGGAAAGGAAGAGTTGTTACCTCGAAAAGGAGGAGAATGTACGTTGATATTTCAGATTGAGTTAATTGCGATTTTAGCTTAA
- a CDS encoding tetratricopeptide repeat protein gives MNLKSLLLLAAIGTVSTSVSFAQTGNVKKAKSALAKFQELKDAGTVQLGIPNLKSAKEAIDAAVVNDKTKDNAEAWTVYALVNANLSTIDKSSELAKLAEDGIAKAKQLDTDGANKANITVAEQILGQYNFNLGAEAYQAQKYAESYSSFTKALTYLPGDTLVTYYSGVAALSNKDYKNAVERYKELIPRKDFSSHKTIMVDLPKLYLSMQDTTSALEYAKKAAEAYPDDNAAMTQNIELNLITGHEKETIDAITAQLAKDPNNKSLNYYLGIAQSSAKNEEAAVAAYKKALEIDPNFFEANTNLAITLMNKTREKLNVVNNNRKLTQAQYDAELNKIKAELKPVLPYLEKAVSLQPKNVDALTNLKNYYIFMQDEAKTAEINAKIKEVE, from the coding sequence ATGAATTTAAAATCTCTATTATTATTAGCAGCAATAGGTACTGTATCTACCTCAGTTTCTTTTGCGCAGACGGGCAATGTTAAAAAGGCAAAATCTGCCCTAGCGAAATTCCAAGAATTGAAAGACGCTGGTACGGTTCAATTGGGTATTCCTAATTTGAAATCGGCGAAAGAAGCTATTGACGCAGCTGTTGTCAATGACAAAACAAAAGATAATGCGGAAGCGTGGACGGTATATGCATTGGTAAATGCAAACCTATCAACAATAGATAAGTCATCTGAATTAGCGAAATTGGCGGAGGACGGAATTGCAAAAGCAAAACAGCTGGATACGGACGGTGCGAATAAAGCGAATATTACTGTTGCAGAGCAAATTCTGGGACAATATAATTTCAATTTGGGAGCAGAAGCATATCAAGCACAAAAATATGCTGAATCGTACAGCTCTTTTACAAAAGCGTTGACTTATCTTCCTGGAGATACATTAGTTACTTATTACAGCGGTGTTGCAGCGCTATCAAATAAGGATTATAAGAATGCTGTGGAACGCTATAAGGAACTCATTCCAAGAAAAGATTTCTCTTCGCATAAAACAATTATGGTCGATCTACCGAAATTGTACCTCTCTATGCAAGATACAACTTCAGCACTTGAATATGCCAAAAAAGCGGCTGAAGCTTATCCAGATGATAATGCGGCGATGACTCAAAACATCGAATTGAATCTGATTACAGGCCACGAAAAAGAAACAATTGATGCTATCACTGCACAATTAGCAAAAGATCCAAACAATAAAAGCTTAAATTATTACTTAGGCATAGCCCAATCTTCAGCGAAAAACGAAGAAGCAGCAGTTGCAGCATACAAAAAAGCATTGGAGATTGATCCTAACTTTTTTGAAGCCAATACAAATTTAGCAATCACGTTGATGAACAAAACACGTGAAAAATTAAATGTTGTTAATAATAACAGAAAATTGACGCAAGCGCAATATGATGCAGAATTAAATAAAATTAAAGCTGAATTAAAGCCAGTGCTTCCTTACTTAGAGAAAGCAGTTTCTTTGCAACCAAAAAATGTAGATGCTTTAACGAACTTAAAGAACTACTATATTTTTATGCAAGACGAAGCTAAAACGGCCGAGATCAATGCTAAGATCAAAGAAGTGGAGTAA
- the fabV gene encoding enoyl-ACP reductase FabV: MIIQPRTRGFICLTSHPQGAAQNIKNQIEYVKSKGEIANGPKKVLVIGASTGFGIASRISAAFGSGAATIGVFFEKPAAEGKPGTAGWYNSAAFEKEAHEAGLYAKSINGDAFSDEVKKQTIELIKKDLGQVDLVVYSLASPRRTHPKTGVAHASVLKPIQEPFTNKTVDFHTGVISDITIQPVENEEDIANTVAVMGGEDWKFWIEDLKAAGVLADGAKTVAYSYIGPELTYPIYRNGTIGRAKDDLEGTVPAINAILSDINGVSYVSVNKALVTQSSSAIPVVPLYISLLYKVMKEKGIHEGTIEQMQRLFAERLYTADGKVLLDEKGRIRVDDLEMREDVQAEVAALWEKATTENLAEISDIEGYRNEFFNLFGFNFEGIDYNADTNEVVGVPSIEG, from the coding sequence ATGATTATACAACCAAGAACTAGAGGTTTTATTTGTTTAACCTCGCATCCACAAGGGGCTGCGCAAAACATTAAAAATCAAATTGAATACGTGAAATCCAAAGGTGAGATCGCGAATGGTCCAAAGAAAGTATTGGTAATCGGTGCTTCTACTGGATTTGGTATTGCATCTCGGATTTCTGCAGCATTTGGTTCTGGAGCTGCTACAATCGGTGTATTTTTTGAAAAACCTGCGGCAGAAGGCAAGCCCGGGACTGCTGGATGGTACAATTCCGCAGCTTTTGAGAAAGAAGCCCATGAGGCGGGATTATATGCCAAAAGTATCAATGGTGACGCTTTTTCGGACGAAGTGAAAAAACAAACTATTGAACTTATTAAAAAGGATCTGGGACAGGTTGATTTAGTGGTTTACAGTTTGGCATCACCACGCCGTACGCATCCAAAAACAGGCGTAGCACATGCTTCTGTTTTGAAACCGATACAAGAACCATTTACCAACAAAACGGTAGATTTCCATACGGGTGTAATTTCAGATATTACCATTCAGCCTGTTGAAAATGAAGAAGATATTGCGAATACTGTAGCTGTTATGGGTGGAGAAGACTGGAAGTTTTGGATCGAAGATCTTAAGGCTGCTGGTGTGTTAGCTGATGGAGCGAAAACAGTTGCCTATTCTTACATAGGTCCTGAACTTACTTATCCAATTTACCGTAATGGTACGATTGGTCGTGCGAAGGATGATTTAGAAGGCACAGTGCCTGCCATAAATGCGATTTTGAGCGATATTAATGGTGTATCCTATGTATCGGTAAATAAAGCTCTGGTTACGCAATCAAGCTCAGCTATTCCTGTTGTTCCTTTATACATTTCTTTATTGTATAAAGTCATGAAGGAAAAAGGAATTCACGAAGGTACAATAGAGCAAATGCAACGTTTGTTTGCTGAGCGACTTTATACTGCTGACGGTAAAGTATTGCTTGATGAGAAAGGTCGTATCCGTGTTGATGACTTAGAAATGCGTGAAGATGTTCAGGCTGAAGTTGCAGCATTGTGGGAGAAAGCAACAACTGAAAATTTAGCCGAAATTTCAGATATTGAGGGTTATCGTAACGAGTTTTTCAATTTGTTCGGTTTCAATTTTGAGGGTATCGATTACAATGCTGATACCAATGAAGTTGTTGGCGTACCTAGTATTGAAGGTTAA
- a CDS encoding MFS transporter, translating into MTISLREVNQKILGYVSLTFLGYLTIGLSLATLPIFIHQTLGFNTIIAGLVISVQYIATFLLRGYAGKIVDTKGPKISVLRSMLFFALSGLLLLLVFLFRSQPLLSLGLLLITRLFTGIGEGLVGASPINWALMELGDEHAAKAISFNGIASYGALAIGAPLGVLLVDHINYEALALLTSAIGLLGYFYCRAKTPYQVAGKKAEKVSFKRVLLLVAPFGICLALGGLGFGSISTFMTLYYEHFNWENGAACLTLFGVFFILTRLIFNKVIDQYGGLKVALVSLFVETVGLTVIAVAIDPLWTLLGAALTGFGFSLVFPALGVEAIKRVDQSQQGSALAAYGLFIDISLGITGPLIGFVANNRGMTAIYPFSTMMVCIGFAVVGNLLYQKQRELTP; encoded by the coding sequence ATGACAATTTCTCTTCGGGAGGTCAATCAAAAGATTTTAGGCTACGTCTCTTTAACTTTCCTTGGTTACCTCACAATCGGCCTATCGCTTGCTACCCTCCCCATCTTTATTCATCAAACTTTAGGATTTAATACTATTATTGCGGGACTCGTTATTAGCGTTCAATATATCGCTACTTTCCTACTACGCGGTTATGCAGGAAAAATTGTGGACACCAAGGGCCCCAAGATTTCCGTTCTGCGCAGCATGTTATTTTTTGCATTATCCGGACTCCTTTTATTGCTTGTTTTTCTATTCCGGTCTCAGCCTCTGCTCAGTTTGGGTCTCCTACTTATTACCCGCTTGTTTACTGGAATTGGAGAGGGTCTAGTGGGTGCGAGCCCTATAAATTGGGCATTAATGGAGCTCGGCGACGAACATGCCGCAAAAGCGATCTCTTTCAACGGAATAGCCAGCTATGGTGCATTGGCTATTGGTGCGCCCTTGGGTGTGTTGCTGGTGGATCATATCAATTATGAAGCTTTGGCTCTATTGACCAGTGCTATTGGTCTGCTCGGCTATTTTTATTGCCGCGCAAAAACACCCTATCAAGTGGCGGGTAAAAAGGCTGAAAAAGTGAGTTTTAAACGCGTATTGCTTTTAGTAGCTCCCTTTGGAATTTGTCTTGCTTTAGGTGGTCTGGGGTTTGGCAGCATCTCCACTTTTATGACGCTTTACTATGAACATTTCAATTGGGAAAATGGGGCAGCGTGCTTAACTTTATTTGGCGTATTTTTTATTTTAACACGGCTAATTTTCAATAAGGTCATTGACCAATATGGTGGGCTCAAGGTTGCCTTAGTTAGTCTTTTCGTTGAAACAGTAGGCCTCACGGTTATCGCCGTGGCAATTGATCCCTTATGGACCCTATTGGGCGCTGCGTTAACGGGTTTTGGCTTCTCACTGGTATTTCCTGCGCTTGGTGTCGAAGCCATTAAACGGGTAGACCAAAGTCAACAAGGCTCTGCTCTGGCTGCTTATGGGCTATTTATTGATATTTCACTTGGCATCACAGGTCCATTAATTGGCTTTGTGGCCAATAATAGGGGGATGACAGCGATATACCCATTTAGTACCATGATGGTCTGCATTGGTTTTGCCGTTGTTGGAAACCTACTCTATCAAAAACAGCGGGAGCTGACACCATAG
- a CDS encoding tetratricopeptide repeat protein, producing the protein MKNLLISLLISASSLTVVAQSNLKEGSNSFALYTKTGEFKNLENARKFADAAFQSKKDSASVNNNLLRALVYSSLAVADSTRKQSYKMDPIDVSIKSLKLLDQKKARRNFPAEMDYIRQNLAGAISYQGALALKDGKFDKAYKAYLRIDSLGFKNNDLKYNLAVLSGKNKDYMNSIKYYDELIKSEHPKPNYFLELAQIYSLGGTKQDVLNVLEKGHAIFPENKQILFRLIDVYSANNSYDAILNVIADAIRLEPENVELNYIAGYSYENANDIKRAKEYYNNVLRLDPNNYESNLALGLINLETLLKEPSNQDIQELTIEYLLKANEIKPYDVNALKALAKYYKLIDDASQLDRVNLLLNQLTVK; encoded by the coding sequence ATGAAAAACTTACTGATATCATTGTTAATATCTGCAAGTAGTTTAACTGTTGTTGCCCAATCCAATTTGAAAGAGGGCAGCAACAGTTTTGCTTTATATACCAAAACTGGCGAGTTTAAAAATCTCGAAAATGCGCGAAAGTTTGCAGACGCTGCCTTCCAATCGAAAAAAGATTCAGCTTCTGTCAACAATAACCTTCTGAGAGCCTTGGTATATAGCTCCTTGGCAGTTGCAGATTCGACAAGGAAGCAGTCGTATAAAATGGATCCTATCGACGTATCCATCAAATCACTCAAGCTTCTGGATCAAAAAAAAGCACGTCGAAACTTTCCTGCGGAGATGGATTATATTCGTCAAAATCTTGCTGGAGCGATCTCCTATCAGGGGGCTTTGGCTTTAAAAGATGGCAAATTTGATAAAGCTTATAAAGCTTACCTTCGAATAGATTCACTTGGCTTCAAAAATAATGATCTCAAATATAATCTGGCTGTACTCTCCGGCAAGAATAAAGATTATATGAATTCGATCAAATATTATGACGAACTTATTAAAAGTGAACATCCAAAGCCTAATTACTTTCTTGAATTAGCACAGATTTATTCGCTCGGAGGTACTAAACAGGATGTCTTGAACGTTCTTGAAAAAGGACATGCTATATTTCCTGAAAATAAACAGATACTTTTTAGATTAATTGATGTGTATTCAGCCAATAATTCTTATGACGCTATCTTAAATGTCATTGCTGATGCCATCCGTTTAGAGCCTGAAAATGTCGAACTGAATTATATTGCAGGCTATTCTTACGAAAATGCCAATGATATAAAACGAGCGAAAGAATATTATAATAATGTATTACGATTGGATCCGAATAATTATGAATCTAATCTTGCATTAGGGCTAATCAATCTGGAGACTTTATTAAAGGAACCTTCCAACCAGGATATACAAGAGTTGACCATCGAGTATCTGTTGAAGGCAAATGAGATTAAACCCTATGATGTCAATGCGCTTAAAGCTTTGGCTAAATATTATAAGCTTATTGATGACGCATCACAATTAGACAGAGTGAATTTATTATTGAATCAATTAACAGTTAAATAG
- a CDS encoding OsmC family protein, whose amino-acid sequence MRRKATAQWNGNLKEGKGSLTTDSTALDHTQYSFSTRFENGVGTNPEELLAAAHAGCFTMQLSAFLSEAGFVPEELTTVSTIVFENGSIVRSELELQGKVPTISETEFQTIAHKAKENCPVSKAFSFEKTLDAKLLS is encoded by the coding sequence ATGAGAAGAAAAGCAACAGCCCAATGGAACGGCAATCTGAAAGAAGGAAAAGGTAGCCTGACTACAGACAGTACAGCGTTGGATCATACGCAATATTCATTTTCGACACGGTTTGAAAATGGTGTGGGGACAAATCCCGAAGAATTATTGGCAGCAGCACATGCAGGATGTTTCACCATGCAATTGAGTGCTTTTCTTTCTGAGGCCGGTTTTGTTCCGGAAGAACTAACAACAGTTTCTACAATCGTGTTCGAGAATGGTTCAATTGTGCGATCTGAACTTGAACTGCAAGGAAAGGTGCCAACGATAAGCGAAACTGAGTTTCAAACAATAGCGCATAAAGCGAAGGAAAACTGTCCGGTGAGTAAGGCATTCAGTTTCGAAAAAACCTTGGATGCAAAGCTCCTTTCATAA